A genomic window from Daphnia magna isolate NIES linkage group LG9, ASM2063170v1.1, whole genome shotgun sequence includes:
- the LOC116930423 gene encoding actin-related protein 2/3 complex subunit 4, whose protein sequence is MSATLRPYLSAVRSTLEAAMCLENFSSQVVERHNKPEVEVRTSKELLLNPVVISRNEKEKVLIEASINSVRISISIKQADEIEKILCHKFMRFMMMRAENFVVLRRKPVEGYDISFLITNFHTEAMYKHKLVDFVIHFMEEIDKEISEMKLAVNARARVCAEEFLKRF, encoded by the exons ATG tCTGCAACTTTGAGGCCTTATTTGTCAGCTGTTCGGAGTACGCTGGAAGCTGCCATGTGTCTCGAAAACTTCTCATCTCAAGTAGTTGAAAGACACAACAAACCAGAAGTGGAAGTTCG CACAAGCAAAGAACTATTACTAAACCCAGTAGTTATTTcacgaaatgaaaaagaaaaagtgttaATAGAAGCCTCCATTAATTCAGTCCGCATAAGTATTTCTATTAAACAAGCtgatgaaatagaaaaaattctcTGCCATAAATTCATGAGGTTCATGATGATGCGAGCAGAAAACTTTGTTGTTTTGAGGCGAAAGCCTGTTGAG GGATATGACATAAGTTTCTTGATAACAAATTTCCACACTGAAGCCATGTACAAACATAAACTGGTAGATTTTGTCATCCACTTCATGGAGGAGATAGACAAAGAGATAAGCGAAATGAAATTGGCCGTAAACGCGCGTGCTCGTGTCTGTGCTGAAGAATTCTTGAAGCGG TTTTAA